The nucleotide window AAATTAAAAAGAAGCTACCTCATTTTTGAAGTAACTCCTTAATTGGGATTAACACCTTAGGGGACCCAACCATGGCATCAGACAATTTGTTTTCAGATTTTCGTTTCCTTTAGTTTACGTTTGAATCCTATGGAAACTTTGAAAACTCAGCCGATGTGTGTTTGTTCCGTTGAAGGAATTAATTCGCATGTTTAATGGAATTCAAATCCCTAAAAGAAACAAATTTTCGGATTGTCACCGTTAAGACTCTTTATTCAACCTATTTGGATTGCAGGCTTCTTGGCAATGGATTTTTAATAAGGTTTTCAGTTATGAATACATTGATAAAAAAATTCTTTGATCAAATGTACTAACCTATAAATCCTTAACTTGTGCCTTTGATATGAATTCCTTGGAATTTCATTAGAATTCAACTATGAAAGGTTTTGGTTTTAGATTTAGACCTTTACAAAATGAAACTTCATCGCTCCACCTTCCAAGTGCTGGTTGGAATAACCTTACAAATACTCGTTCACAAACGGAACGAACACGTATGGTTGAGCCTCCTAAGATGTTAACTTTTGATTATCTTTTACACTTTTAGTATATCACGGAGTCTTTTAAATTTATCAGAAACTTATGACAAAGTGGTGAACTTTTGGAGAAATTAGGAAAAAACCTTCTTTCTGTAAAAAGATGACTTTCGATTTAATCAACAATTGGATTTTCGAAATTATCATGTACAGGGATCTTAAGCATTTTAATTTTCGCTTCGATTCGATATTTATTTTCAGAAAGTTTATCATTAAATGGAAGGACGATGTTTCTGCCGTCTGTCATCTCAAACTTATATTGAAAGAATCCTGTAGTCCCCTGGTGGTTTCGATAAATAATTTGTACATTAGACATGTCATTCCACTTATATTCTTTTTCCGCAAAGCCTGTCAACCCATTATAGTGAATCCCCTTTTCGTCCATATAATAATAATTGGTCATGCTTAACATAAATGCTGGTAGGCTGACAAGAAGTAAAAGGCCAGTTATCCATTGCATTTTGCCACCTTCCCACCGCTGTCTAAAAAAAATCAGATATATGGTCATTATGACTGAGATATAGAGCATCCCCCCCATGAAAGTTATGTAGGCAGAAAACGGTGTTGCAAAGAACCAATAGGATCGCGAAAAATAAATCACACTCTGATATGATGCAACAATGACAAAAGGTGCAAAAAAGCTGCTAATAAATAATATGATCGTATATGCGACTAATTTAACTGAATATTCCTCATCGACCTTTTTTCTTCTTACTAAAATCATTAATAACCCTCCTAGCATTTATCACTATTCATTACTATTATTTTATTTGATGATTAGTAATTATAGAAACATTCGGAATAAATTCAATACGTTAAATAACATTTTTCGAGATAAATGGAAAATGTTTCACTTTAAAAAGGAAGAAAACCATACATAAGCAAAACTTTAATCCACATACTATTTTTGTAAATCAAAATTATAACGAAAGAAGGATCATCCATGACTGTAGGAACACAAGTAAAACAAGCATTAGCCGGGTTAAAAAGTGCACAGGCCAGCTTTGAAACCTTTGCACTTGCAACCGATAACCAAAACGCCAAACAACTTTATCAACAGGCAGCCCAGCAAACGCAAACAGTTCTAGACAGCCTTGAACCACGCCTTCAAGAAATCATGGCTGAAGAACCTCAGTACAATCAATAAATGGGATTCGGTTGGCATTCTGCCAGCCCCTTTTTCATTTTTAGAATTAGTTAAGAAAGGAAGTAACCATTTTGACAATCGCTTCAAATGTCAAACAATGTCTTTCCACTATAAAGGGAATTGAATCCCAACTGTCCTCATTGGCATTAGATTCACTCGATGAGGAAGCAAAGGCAGTATTTCATGAAACAAGTTTACTCATAGGGGATGTAAAAAAGGATCTGCAATACCGGGTTTTAGAACTTGAACGCCATGAACCACAATATAAAGGTTCCTAATATTTCGAGGTGAGAAGCATATGCCAGGTTGGATATTTATCATATTTCGCTCGATCATTTTCCTGCTGCTCTTATTTATTACTACAAAAATTCTTGGAAAAAAACAAATTTCTGAGCTCTCCTTTTTTGAGTATGTTGCAGGTATTACGATTGGAAGTATTGCCGGCGAGGTAGTTACTGGTCTTGAGGCAAACGTATATCACGGGATATTAGCAATAGCCGTATTTGGGTTTTCTACTTTTTTATCTAATTATTTATCGATAAAGAGTAAAAAGTTCAGTGATTTCGTGGAGGGTAAAGGGACTGTTGTCATCCAAGATGGGAAAATCTTAGAAAATAATTTAAAAAAGGAAAAGTATACAATTGACGAATTATCAGCCCTACTCCGTCAAAAGAATATCTTTAAAGTTGCTGACGTTGAATTTGCTGTATTGGAACCACGCGGCAATTTAAGTGCATTATTGAAAAAAGAAAACCAACCATTAACACCCAAAGATTTGCAAATGAAAATGCCCAACGAAAAAGAGCCGCAAACAATTATTATGGATGGGAATATCGTAGACGAAGCACTTAGATGTGCGGGAAAGGGCAGAGGCTGGCTTTACACCGAGTTAGAGAAACTTGGAGTGACCCTTGATAATGTATTTCTCGGTCAAGTGGATTCCTATGGAGATATTACCGTTGACCTTTATGATGATAAAATTAAAGTACCTGCCCCCGCTGTCCGTCCATTATTACTAGCAACCTTAAAAAAAACACAGGCAGACTTAGAAATATTTTCTCTTGAAACAGATTGTCAAAAATCAAAAGCTATGTATAAGAAAAATGCGGCGATCTTGCAGGAAACGATTGATAAATTATCTCCCTATCTAAATGGCTGAAATAGACATGAAAAAATCCTTATCAATCCAATTGATAAGGATTCATTGTTCACAGCCCCTTCGATGTACTCACTTCTTGTATTTTTTGCTTCGCTACTTTATTCGAATAATAGCTGTGCAGGACCATTCCAACCATGACCAATGCCATGCCAGCCCAAGATAGGGCTGAAGGCATTAATGATGTCAAGAGGAGTAATTCTCCGATTACTGCGAATAACACTTCCATCGATTGGGTTGCCTCCACAGCAGCAAGCTTTTGCATATCCCCTCTTACAAGATCTGTCGCATGAAAGAAGAGAATGGTTGCAATGACCCCTGAAGATATCGCAACCAGTGCAGATTGGCCGATTTGTCCTAAACTAGGAGGGCCTTCATACAGAAGCCCATAAATGGATAAAATGATCCAGAAGGGCATGCTCGCCAGTGTCATTCCTAATACGCGTTGAAAAACGTTCAGGCGCCCACCACATACATCCATCATTTTTCGATTACCTAATGGATAAGCAAACGAGGCTACAACAACCGGTAATACTCCTAAGGATAAGGCAATTACCGACAAATGATTGGCTTGTTCTACCTGCATCAAAATAATACCAAGTAAAATGATCAAAGACATCCCTAATCCCCTAAAGGGAATTTTCCCCCTTATTCGGCTTGGGCCGTTATCTGTCATCACCGTTTCATAGAAAAACGGCGCAAGCAGTGAACCGGAGATAATGGTAATCTGCCATGTGGCAGCAATCAACCAGCCAGGGGCATATGCTGCCGAAAAGCAAATCGGCGCATAAAATAATCCGAAGCCAATCGAACTCCACACTAACCAGGCACCTGGCTGCTGTTTCATTTCCTGGAGCAATGGTTTTAAATTGTTCCTCACGATCACGACTATGAATAAAAAGGGAACCATAAAGAAATACCTTAATGAGGCACTCCAAATCCAACTTCCCCCCGCAAGCTCCAT belongs to Neobacillus sp. OS1-2 and includes:
- a CDS encoding DUF1657 domain-containing protein; the protein is MTVGTQVKQALAGLKSAQASFETFALATDNQNAKQLYQQAAQQTQTVLDSLEPRLQEIMAEEPQYNQ
- a CDS encoding DUF1657 domain-containing protein → MTIASNVKQCLSTIKGIESQLSSLALDSLDEEAKAVFHETSLLIGDVKKDLQYRVLELERHEPQYKGS
- a CDS encoding DUF421 domain-containing protein; this encodes MPGWIFIIFRSIIFLLLLFITTKILGKKQISELSFFEYVAGITIGSIAGEVVTGLEANVYHGILAIAVFGFSTFLSNYLSIKSKKFSDFVEGKGTVVIQDGKILENNLKKEKYTIDELSALLRQKNIFKVADVEFAVLEPRGNLSALLKKENQPLTPKDLQMKMPNEKEPQTIIMDGNIVDEALRCAGKGRGWLYTELEKLGVTLDNVFLGQVDSYGDITVDLYDDKIKVPAPAVRPLLLATLKKTQADLEIFSLETDCQKSKAMYKKNAAILQETIDKLSPYLNG
- a CDS encoding multidrug resistance efflux transporter family protein — protein: MRPIITGIFAAFFFAFTFILNRSMELAGGSWIWSASLRYFFMVPFLFIVVIVRNNLKPLLQEMKQQPGAWLVWSSIGFGLFYAPICFSAAYAPGWLIAATWQITIISGSLLAPFFYETVMTDNGPSRIRGKIPFRGLGMSLIILLGIILMQVEQANHLSVIALSLGVLPVVVASFAYPLGNRKMMDVCGGRLNVFQRVLGMTLASMPFWIILSIYGLLYEGPPSLGQIGQSALVAISSGVIATILFFHATDLVRGDMQKLAAVEATQSMEVLFAVIGELLLLTSLMPSALSWAGMALVMVGMVLHSYYSNKVAKQKIQEVSTSKGL